A window of the Streptomyces formicae genome harbors these coding sequences:
- a CDS encoding helix-turn-helix domain-containing protein codes for MDPTAGPLEEFAHDLRRLRRQAGNPSYRTMAKSAHYSVATLSEAARGLHKPSLQVTLAYVAACGGDLEQWKRRWYRVSGELEARDAPARGHPGSPVRAPVQSRPGRRRTPQGAPDRDTGARASRALTNGPGADVLTADERAELHRLRSEVEELRQANEVLKAASAIFAADLRTTSQVVYNSAGRQDRSV; via the coding sequence GTGGACCCCACAGCCGGACCGCTGGAGGAATTCGCCCACGATCTGCGCCGATTGCGGAGGCAGGCCGGGAACCCCTCCTACCGCACCATGGCGAAGAGCGCCCACTACTCGGTGGCCACGCTCTCGGAGGCCGCCCGGGGGCTGCACAAACCTTCGCTGCAGGTGACCCTCGCCTACGTGGCCGCGTGCGGCGGCGACCTGGAGCAGTGGAAACGCCGCTGGTACCGCGTCAGCGGCGAACTGGAAGCACGCGACGCACCGGCGCGCGGCCACCCGGGGTCCCCGGTCCGGGCGCCCGTCCAGTCGCGCCCCGGCCGCCGGCGGACGCCGCAGGGTGCCCCGGACCGGGACACAGGCGCCCGCGCCTCCCGCGCCCTCACCAACGGCCCCGGTGCGGACGTGCTGACCGCCGACGAGCGGGCCGAACTGCACCGGCTGCGCAGCGAGGTCGAGGAGTTGCGGCAGGCGAACGAGGTGCTCAAGGCCGCGTCGGCCATCTTCGCCGCCGATCTCCGCACAACCTCGCAGGTCGTGTACAACTCGGCGGGCCGACAAGATCGGTCGGTGTGA
- a CDS encoding carbamoyltransferase — protein MRVLGVNGWPGASHDGAACLVVDGEVIALAEEERFTRNKHAYGEAPLNAAAYCLAEGGLTLDDIDVVAHGWDLPVLFQDRGLDWFDSDADALEHLLPKALFPRTRDPRLTFVNHHLAHAASAYHLSGRDRGAILVLDGQGENESTTLAVGIDGEIKTLRAHTPGWSLGYFYAAVCEYAGLGADAAGKMMGLASYGTPQDLTFGGAFGFTEEDFTIGVVPPGLRSTGSTDEESAVIRHWLEHLEKALPDAPNRSVRRFDPRVGRYTKVTDRDPFEYRDIAATAQAALEHAVMGLVRGLLRETGETTLLIAGGVGFNATLNGKLMRMPEVGDLFVQPLAGDQGVSLGAAVWTAAREGDRIQPMKGSVAWGPQWTPDEIRHVLDASGTAYTEPADIAAATAGVLAGGGVAGWFQGRAEGGPRALGHRSMVAVPNPETTRDRVNVRIKDREAWRPFAPSMQEEAAEALIGTAAPFPYMIVTTPVTEAGAEVMPAVVHSDRTTRPQTVSASVDPLYHRLIGAVGEHTGTAVILNTSFNGRDEPVVCSPRDALATFHRLPMDALALGPFLVRRPAGAPGEGGA, from the coding sequence ATGCGTGTGCTCGGAGTCAACGGCTGGCCCGGGGCCAGCCACGACGGTGCTGCCTGCCTCGTCGTGGACGGAGAAGTCATCGCCCTGGCCGAGGAGGAACGCTTCACCCGTAACAAGCACGCCTACGGGGAGGCGCCCCTCAACGCCGCTGCCTACTGCCTCGCGGAGGGCGGTCTCACCCTGGACGACATCGATGTCGTCGCCCACGGGTGGGACTTGCCCGTTCTCTTCCAGGACCGTGGCCTGGACTGGTTCGACAGCGACGCCGACGCCCTGGAGCACCTGCTGCCCAAGGCGCTGTTCCCGCGTACCCGCGACCCCCGGCTGACCTTCGTCAACCACCACCTCGCACACGCTGCCAGTGCCTACCACCTCTCCGGGCGGGACCGGGGCGCGATCCTCGTCCTGGACGGCCAGGGCGAGAACGAGAGCACCACGCTCGCCGTCGGCATCGACGGCGAGATCAAGACCCTGCGCGCGCACACCCCCGGCTGGTCGCTGGGCTACTTCTACGCCGCGGTCTGCGAGTACGCCGGCCTCGGTGCCGACGCCGCAGGCAAGATGATGGGACTGGCCTCGTACGGCACCCCTCAGGACCTCACCTTCGGTGGCGCCTTCGGTTTCACGGAAGAGGACTTCACCATCGGCGTCGTCCCGCCCGGCCTGCGCTCCACCGGCAGCACCGACGAGGAGTCCGCGGTCATCCGGCACTGGCTGGAGCACCTGGAGAAGGCCCTTCCGGACGCCCCCAACCGCTCCGTCCGCCGCTTCGACCCCCGCGTCGGCCGCTACACCAAGGTCACCGACCGGGACCCCTTCGAGTACCGCGACATCGCTGCCACGGCCCAGGCGGCCCTGGAGCACGCGGTCATGGGCCTGGTCCGCGGCCTGCTCAGGGAGACCGGCGAGACCACGCTGCTCATCGCGGGCGGCGTCGGCTTCAACGCCACACTCAACGGCAAGCTCATGCGCATGCCCGAGGTCGGGGACCTCTTCGTCCAGCCCCTCGCGGGCGACCAGGGCGTCTCCCTCGGCGCCGCCGTCTGGACCGCGGCCCGGGAAGGCGACCGGATCCAGCCCATGAAGGGATCGGTGGCCTGGGGCCCGCAGTGGACCCCGGACGAGATCCGCCACGTCCTGGACGCCTCCGGCACCGCCTACACCGAGCCCGCGGACATCGCCGCCGCGACCGCCGGGGTGCTGGCCGGCGGCGGGGTCGCCGGCTGGTTCCAGGGCCGGGCCGAAGGCGGGCCCCGCGCCCTGGGGCACCGCAGCATGGTGGCCGTGCCGAACCCGGAGACCACCCGCGACCGGGTCAACGTCCGCATCAAGGACCGTGAGGCGTGGCGGCCGTTCGCCCCGAGCATGCAGGAGGAAGCGGCCGAAGCCCTGATAGGCACCGCCGCCCCGTTCCCGTACATGATCGTCACCACCCCGGTCACCGAGGCCGGTGCCGAGGTCATGCCCGCCGTGGTCCACAGCGACCGCACCACCCGGCCGCAGACCGTCTCGGCCTCCGTCGACCCCCTGTACCACCGGCTCATCGGAGCCGTCGGCGAGCACACCGGCACCGCGGTCATCCTGAACACCTCGTTCAACGGCCGTGACGAACCGGTCGTGTGCAGCCCGCGCGATGCCCTCGCCACCTTCCACCGGCTGCCCATGGACGCCCTCGCCCTCGGGCCGTTCCTGGTACGCCGCCCCGCCGGCGCTCCCGGGGAGGGCGGCGCGTGA